A stretch of the Streptomyces sp. NBC_00654 genome encodes the following:
- a CDS encoding DinB family protein: protein MTWEAPLVERTVLLDVLGTVPERQMLEGRLNWHRETLLAKCAGLTPAQLARTTVEPSDLTLLGLVRHMAEVERWWFRRGFAGEAVGAVFTGPADGDEGLVGVRAADAERDFGRFRDEIEACDAAAAGHDLDETFLSSGGLPLSLRWVHVLLIQEYARHNGHADFLRERTDGVTGDRTDRRRPAPQVLRPPPRQSLCRALPLPYAHHSRPRAAGGRRRIRSALSVVASMFSRVPPLWRGLPSGVQEMVSCPTGRGRVPHG from the coding sequence ATGACATGGGAAGCACCGCTGGTGGAGCGCACCGTACTGCTGGACGTCCTGGGCACCGTTCCCGAGCGTCAGATGCTGGAGGGCCGGCTGAACTGGCACCGGGAGACCCTGCTCGCCAAGTGCGCGGGGCTCACACCGGCCCAGTTGGCGAGGACGACGGTCGAGCCGTCTGACCTCACCCTCCTCGGGCTGGTACGGCACATGGCGGAGGTGGAGCGCTGGTGGTTCCGGCGAGGCTTCGCCGGTGAGGCGGTCGGTGCCGTGTTCACCGGCCCCGCGGACGGCGACGAGGGGCTCGTCGGAGTTCGCGCAGCCGACGCGGAGCGGGACTTCGGACGATTCCGGGACGAGATCGAGGCGTGCGACGCCGCGGCGGCCGGGCATGACCTCGACGAGACCTTCCTGTCCTCCGGCGGCCTGCCGCTCAGCCTGCGCTGGGTCCATGTGCTGCTGATCCAGGAGTACGCCCGCCACAACGGCCATGCCGACTTCCTGCGGGAGCGGACGGACGGGGTGACGGGTGACCGAACAGATCGACGCCGTCCCGCACCACAGGTGCTGCGGCCGCCGCCGCGGCAAAGCCTCTGCCGGGCCCTCCCCCTCCCGTACGCCCATCACTCCAGGCCCCGTGCCGCGGGCGGCCGACGGCGCATCCGATCGGCGTTGTCAGTGGTCGCAAGTATGTTCAGTCGTGTCCCGCCGCTGTGGCGTGGACTTCCCTCTGGCGTACAGGAGATGGTGAGTTGTCCGACTGGGAGAGGTCGAGTACCGCACGGGTGA
- a CDS encoding APH(3'') family aminoglycoside O-phosphotransferase encodes MVDVIGPSFGELLREGGWEPVTAGESDAAVFRSADGSRFAKCVPADRATPLAEERDRVEWLSRQGVPGPRVLDWRVTPDGSCLVTSAVVGVTADRVPAPELRAAWGSIADAVRRLHGLPLRGCPFTRDLARMFARARDVVARGAVDPEFLPEDQRRTPPAELLARLVPELDRRLAQEAAEAVVCHGDLCLPNIILDPETMDVAGFIDLGRLGAADPYADIALLLANSRETWTDARQARSADDAFADRYGIALDRDRERFYLHLDPLTWG; translated from the coding sequence ATGGTCGATGTGATCGGTCCGTCATTCGGAGAGCTGCTGCGGGAGGGCGGCTGGGAGCCCGTCACGGCCGGTGAGTCCGACGCCGCTGTCTTTCGTTCGGCGGATGGCTCACGGTTCGCCAAGTGTGTCCCGGCGGACCGTGCGACCCCGTTGGCGGAGGAACGGGACCGTGTCGAATGGCTGAGCCGGCAGGGCGTTCCAGGTCCACGCGTGCTCGACTGGCGCGTCACTCCCGACGGGTCCTGCCTGGTCACCAGTGCCGTCGTGGGGGTCACCGCCGATCGTGTCCCGGCTCCGGAACTCCGGGCGGCATGGGGTTCGATCGCTGATGCGGTGCGCCGTCTGCACGGGTTGCCCCTACGGGGGTGCCCGTTCACCCGTGACCTCGCGCGGATGTTCGCGCGGGCCCGCGATGTCGTCGCGAGAGGTGCGGTCGATCCGGAGTTCCTGCCGGAGGACCAGCGGCGGACTCCCCCCGCGGAACTGCTCGCGCGCCTCGTCCCCGAACTCGACCGGCGCCTGGCCCAGGAGGCCGCCGAGGCCGTCGTCTGTCACGGGGACCTGTGCCTGCCCAACATCATCCTCGATCCGGAGACGATGGATGTGGCGGGCTTCATCGATCTCGGCCGCCTGGGAGCGGCCGACCCGTACGCCGACATCGCGCTGCTTCTCGCCAACTCCCGGGAGACCTGGACCGACGCCCGGCAGGCGCGCTCCGCGGACGACGCGTTCGCCGACCGGTACGGCATCGCGCTCGACCGGGACCGTGAACGGTTCTATCTCCATCTCGACCCGCTCACCTGGGGGTAG
- a CDS encoding DUF5682 family protein, which produces MSTAPEGSAFHALRAQLEEAASVFADGPDALEGILLGMVDDVDRAVREPLEIFPVCHHSPASAIAMARRLREKQPKVVYLELCEDMAPLLPELRNCRLPVAVQAFASEVQGFPAEWAPLSVVAPITEASAEYQAIAYALDTPGVELVLVDRSSDHVFQWQTQGTGSAEPAAGPDAPPAEEEAALHGDAVGVEIGDLRPRFAELEEHLLHHGRVRHWSEWWHQYVELPLGDSDHDTYRQVMLLIGSLFRRLAPGDPERAGTDEDRERYMWTRMREHLAASGTDPADCLYVCGAFHAASRVAEFGVHGTDTFEISPPGASTWQHGLIPSSHAAIEAQFGLAAGSVSIAAAQWATNLKRAKVRPFRLVGQAGTKKASKPGRPAAQPVPPAAEAPSDRLTGFLRRPPALDHLDESELLGWSVEIVRAARRNGYLASTADAIAVFETSILLAGMRDRARPTPYDFQDAAITCIEKDAVPGRRDVRRLVEIMMGGDRVGQVGYDALPPLARDVHDRLAPLDLKLQQRGVQRALLDMASRPELERCSDVLWMLRRLLPQNAARPIMGERKLGERPIQESWDLALGTHQRALIELGYEGVSIEQVLEQRLRRTVYGPHATAATALQAVEDATLYLRSRRLADELGTRALEILTTERGVDGAPEVLRRVRRLLAYYRTAEPVLPPWIESFVKAGYAHYCTLLPTAFTDEDATVRQVAAMLGFLFSMENLALSLGCDRTQLELAVAQAHPQEQAKVALLWAAQTHLGQLSRASLRTRCEDMLGNPLVVSAYPRYLSGFLHALEPVPQLSDFVVERVSSAFARLPDPVLLPWLPTLISTLRADGAELAPLLIREAGRIFPGRLAALDAWVPPWLDQSADEAVRPAPGTGTGVLLAAHPAACDAVAALLGCDGVWETPGSTASGAMLTGRHPATAEALEALLTGR; this is translated from the coding sequence ATGAGCACCGCGCCCGAAGGGTCGGCCTTCCACGCGCTGCGCGCGCAGTTGGAGGAGGCCGCCTCCGTGTTCGCCGACGGGCCCGACGCGCTGGAGGGCATCCTGCTCGGCATGGTCGACGACGTCGACCGCGCGGTGCGCGAACCGCTGGAGATCTTCCCCGTCTGCCATCACTCACCCGCCTCGGCGATCGCGATGGCGCGGCGGCTGCGGGAGAAGCAGCCGAAGGTCGTCTATCTGGAGCTGTGCGAGGACATGGCGCCGCTCCTGCCCGAGCTGCGCAACTGCCGGCTCCCGGTGGCGGTGCAGGCGTTCGCCAGCGAGGTCCAGGGCTTCCCGGCGGAATGGGCGCCGCTGTCCGTCGTCGCTCCGATCACCGAGGCGTCGGCGGAGTACCAGGCGATCGCGTACGCGCTGGACACACCGGGCGTCGAGCTGGTCCTCGTCGACCGCTCCTCGGACCATGTGTTCCAGTGGCAGACTCAGGGCACCGGGTCCGCCGAACCGGCCGCCGGTCCCGACGCGCCGCCCGCCGAGGAGGAGGCCGCGCTGCACGGCGACGCGGTCGGTGTGGAGATCGGCGACCTGCGGCCGCGCTTCGCCGAACTGGAGGAACACCTGCTGCACCACGGACGGGTGCGGCACTGGTCGGAGTGGTGGCACCAGTACGTCGAACTCCCCCTGGGCGACAGCGATCACGACACCTACCGGCAGGTCATGCTCCTGATCGGCAGCCTGTTCCGACGGCTGGCGCCCGGTGATCCCGAGCGGGCCGGCACGGACGAGGACCGTGAGCGCTACATGTGGACCCGGATGCGCGAACACCTCGCCGCGTCCGGTACCGACCCCGCGGACTGCCTCTACGTCTGCGGCGCCTTCCACGCGGCGAGCCGGGTCGCGGAGTTCGGCGTCCACGGCACCGACACGTTCGAGATCAGCCCGCCCGGCGCGAGCACCTGGCAGCACGGCCTGATCCCCTCCAGTCACGCGGCCATCGAGGCGCAGTTCGGCCTTGCCGCCGGTTCGGTGTCCATCGCCGCGGCCCAGTGGGCGACGAACCTCAAGCGCGCGAAGGTACGGCCGTTCCGGCTCGTGGGGCAGGCGGGTACGAAGAAGGCGTCGAAGCCCGGCAGGCCCGCGGCGCAGCCCGTCCCCCCGGCGGCGGAAGCGCCCTCGGACAGGCTCACCGGTTTTCTGCGGCGTCCGCCCGCCCTGGACCACCTGGACGAGAGCGAACTCCTCGGCTGGTCGGTGGAGATCGTGCGCGCCGCGCGCCGCAACGGCTACCTCGCCTCCACCGCCGACGCCATCGCCGTGTTCGAGACATCGATCCTGCTGGCCGGGATGCGCGACCGGGCCAGGCCCACGCCGTACGACTTCCAGGACGCGGCGATCACCTGTATCGAGAAGGACGCCGTGCCGGGCCGGCGCGATGTGCGCCGGCTCGTGGAGATCATGATGGGCGGCGACCGCGTCGGCCAGGTCGGCTACGACGCGCTGCCGCCCCTGGCCCGCGACGTCCACGACCGGCTCGCGCCGCTGGATCTCAAGCTCCAGCAGCGTGGTGTGCAACGGGCGTTGCTCGACATGGCGTCCCGGCCCGAACTGGAGCGGTGCTCCGACGTTCTGTGGATGCTGCGCCGGCTGCTGCCGCAGAACGCCGCGCGGCCGATCATGGGTGAGCGGAAGCTCGGGGAGCGGCCGATCCAGGAGTCCTGGGACCTGGCGCTGGGCACCCATCAGCGGGCCCTCATCGAGCTCGGCTACGAGGGTGTCAGCATCGAGCAGGTCCTGGAGCAGCGTCTGCGGCGCACCGTGTACGGCCCGCACGCCACCGCGGCGACCGCCCTCCAGGCCGTCGAGGACGCGACGTTGTATCTGCGCAGCCGTCGCCTGGCCGACGAGCTGGGCACGCGCGCCCTGGAGATCCTGACGACCGAGCGCGGCGTGGACGGCGCGCCGGAGGTGCTGCGCCGGGTGCGCCGGCTCCTGGCGTACTACCGGACCGCCGAACCGGTGCTGCCGCCGTGGATCGAGTCCTTCGTCAAGGCCGGTTACGCGCACTACTGCACCCTGCTGCCGACGGCGTTCACGGACGAGGACGCGACCGTCCGTCAGGTCGCCGCGATGCTGGGCTTCCTGTTCAGCATGGAGAATCTGGCGCTGTCGCTCGGCTGCGACCGAACCCAGCTGGAGCTGGCGGTCGCACAGGCGCATCCGCAGGAGCAGGCCAAGGTGGCGCTGCTGTGGGCAGCTCAGACGCATCTGGGGCAGCTGTCCCGGGCGAGCCTTCGGACGCGCTGCGAGGACATGCTGGGCAACCCCCTGGTGGTGTCCGCCTATCCGCGCTATCTCAGCGGCTTCCTCCATGCGCTGGAACCGGTGCCGCAGCTGTCGGACTTCGTCGTGGAGCGGGTGTCGAGCGCGTTCGCACGCCTGCCGGATCCGGTGCTGCTGCCGTGGCTGCCGACCCTGATCAGCACCTTGCGCGCCGACGGCGCGGAGCTGGCTCCCCTGCTGATCCGCGAGGCGGGGCGGATCTTCCCGGGCCGGCTCGCGGCGCTGGACGCATGGGTGCCGCCCTGGCTGGACCAGTCTGCCGACGAGGCTGTGCGCCCCGCGCCCGGCACCGGCACCGGCGTGCTGCTCGCCGCTCACCCGGCGGCCTGCGACGCGGTGGCCGCCCTGCTGGGCTGCGACGGAGTGTGGGAGACACCCGGTTCCACCGCGTCCGGCGCGATGCTCACCGGCCGCCACCCCGCGACGGCGGAAGCTCTGGAGGCGCTGTTGACCGGCCGCTGA
- a CDS encoding DinB family protein — translation MNASRCELLRWQFDLTWSLFDYHLDRLEPEDFLWEPAELCWTVRRGSDGTWVPDWAESEPTPVPVPTSGWVSWHIGWWWSVTIDHLQGRVPREREEITWPGDGEAAIAWLRDLRTDWLSVLERLTDADLDAVAPFSWHDDPAHTVVHTVAWVNAELMKNVAEIGQLRLLRAVSTG, via the coding sequence GTGAACGCCTCTCGATGTGAACTGCTGCGCTGGCAATTCGACTTGACCTGGTCGTTGTTCGACTATCACCTGGACCGGCTGGAGCCCGAGGACTTTCTGTGGGAGCCCGCCGAGCTCTGCTGGACGGTACGCCGCGGCAGTGACGGAACATGGGTGCCGGACTGGGCCGAGAGTGAGCCCACGCCTGTTCCGGTCCCGACGTCGGGCTGGGTCAGCTGGCATATCGGCTGGTGGTGGAGCGTGACCATCGACCACCTCCAGGGGCGGGTGCCGAGGGAGCGGGAAGAGATCACCTGGCCCGGTGACGGAGAGGCCGCCATCGCGTGGCTGCGTGATCTGCGTACGGACTGGCTGTCGGTGCTGGAACGGCTCACGGACGCCGACCTGGATGCCGTCGCCCCGTTCTCCTGGCACGACGACCCCGCCCACACCGTCGTGCACACGGTGGCCTGGGTGAACGCCGAGTTGATGAAGAACGTGGCCGAGATCGGCCAACTCCGGCTCCTGCGGGCGGTGTCCACCGGCTGA
- a CDS encoding ABC transporter substrate-binding protein: MKVRTRRPITLIAGVLAALILAGCGSQDDKERIVVGMSDDILATDPAAGYDPGSWLLFNNVFQSLLSFPPGGSTPVPEAAKECKFSDGSKTYTCTLRDGLKFSNDNSLTSADVKYSFDRTIKINDPAGPAPLLSTIASIDTPDEKTVVFRLKVPDATFPSKIASGAGSIVDRQIYPKDGLLEGGKAVGSGPYKLDSIEESKAVFSVYSGYRGTAEVKNSGVTLQLFRGNQQALQSSLEKGDVDIAYRGLSAKAIAALDTSSTEEKEGIDVVQGNSAEVQHMVFNVDDPVVGKLAVRKAIAYLIDRYSLVSEVYQSTATPLYSVVPVGITGHGTSFFDTYGDSPQPKQAKEELRDAGITDKVELTLWSTPSRYGPATDDELRTIADQLNQSGLFDARMKSVPFDEYEKGIAEGKYGVYVKGWVPDYPDPDNFTQPFFGAGNVLSNNYENKEITDKIIPQTSSMTDRANTRQEYMKLQDIVAQQLPMLPLWQGKQYAVAHEDIRGLQNCLDTSTVFRFWELSTAY; the protein is encoded by the coding sequence GTGAAGGTTCGTACGAGGCGGCCGATCACCCTTATCGCCGGGGTACTGGCAGCGCTGATACTGGCGGGTTGCGGTTCCCAGGACGACAAGGAAAGGATAGTTGTCGGGATGTCCGACGACATTCTGGCCACGGATCCGGCTGCGGGATACGACCCCGGCTCCTGGCTGCTGTTCAACAATGTCTTCCAGTCCTTGTTGAGCTTCCCGCCCGGGGGTTCCACCCCCGTCCCGGAAGCCGCGAAGGAGTGCAAGTTCTCGGACGGCAGCAAGACCTATACGTGCACCCTGCGGGACGGGCTGAAGTTCAGCAACGACAACAGCCTCACGTCGGCGGACGTCAAATACTCCTTCGACCGGACGATCAAGATCAACGACCCGGCCGGTCCGGCACCGCTGCTCTCCACGATCGCGTCGATCGACACCCCGGACGAGAAGACGGTCGTCTTCCGCCTCAAGGTGCCCGACGCCACCTTCCCCAGCAAGATCGCGTCGGGTGCCGGTTCCATCGTGGACCGTCAGATCTACCCCAAGGACGGTCTGCTGGAGGGCGGCAAGGCGGTCGGCTCCGGCCCCTACAAGCTGGACTCCATCGAGGAGTCGAAGGCCGTCTTCTCGGTCTACTCCGGGTACCGGGGAACCGCCGAGGTGAAGAACTCCGGCGTCACGCTCCAGCTCTTCCGGGGCAACCAGCAGGCCCTTCAGTCGTCCCTGGAGAAGGGCGATGTCGACATCGCCTACCGAGGCCTCAGCGCCAAGGCGATCGCCGCTCTGGACACCTCGTCCACCGAGGAGAAGGAAGGGATCGACGTCGTCCAGGGCAACAGTGCCGAAGTCCAGCACATGGTGTTCAACGTCGACGACCCCGTGGTCGGGAAGCTCGCGGTGCGCAAGGCCATCGCCTATCTCATCGACCGCTACTCCCTGGTCAGCGAGGTCTACCAGTCCACGGCGACACCGCTCTACTCGGTCGTCCCGGTCGGCATCACCGGCCACGGCACGTCCTTCTTCGACACGTACGGCGACAGCCCGCAGCCGAAGCAGGCCAAGGAGGAGCTGCGGGACGCGGGGATCACGGACAAGGTGGAACTCACCCTCTGGTCCACCCCGAGCCGCTACGGCCCCGCCACCGACGACGAACTGCGGACCATCGCCGACCAGCTGAACCAGAGCGGACTGTTCGACGCCAGGATGAAGTCCGTCCCCTTCGACGAGTACGAGAAGGGCATCGCCGAAGGCAAGTACGGCGTATACGTCAAGGGCTGGGTGCCGGACTATCCCGACCCGGACAACTTCACCCAGCCGTTCTTCGGCGCGGGCAACGTCCTGTCGAACAACTACGAGAACAAGGAGATCACCGACAAGATCATCCCTCAGACCTCGTCGATGACCGACCGCGCGAACACCCGGCAGGAGTACATGAAGCTCCAGGACATCGTGGCGCAGCAGCTGCCGATGCTGCCGCTCTGGCAGGGCAAGCAGTACGCGGTCGCCCACGAGGACATCCGAGGCCTGCAGAACTGCCTGGACACCTCCACCGTCTTCCGGTTCTGGGAACTCAGCACCGCCTATTAG
- a CDS encoding CHAT domain-containing protein, whose translation MTDRPVVQVRLADAGDLFMTWTWTSGARGFGTGHAPGAEVDRAVGALAAALPGAGPADGTGAGGADGTTGTAGRAIRADGAEGMRRAFDSGAMAGHASEYRLARILSEALWPPGLTAQIRHVSAGGVRPRIRIQPSPRVAQVPWELLAVDGDDVRLIDLADVVTTAPVSLRRPDRAGRPASDGGAVVLVLDPRVPGFRADSPLGSVLGPPGSDPALLSLVRSRLDSGGVVPPVRTAAEAFRRTDLDRDWLSRVLREGADRLMYVGHVSSAPVGGGQSEDVTLHLCCGPGTEGLTDVVRTHRPLSAKDLLLGTLPFRADGAAGAELWPAPRRVALIACESGGDLRFAESFGLATAMIHNGAELVTATRWALPTNLAFHRLAGVAESVRPLSEAVIAVDTAHEHRDPVHRLGRWQREQLDRWRTGGRIEHSPLLWAAMTCIVV comes from the coding sequence GTGACGGACCGTCCGGTGGTTCAGGTCCGGCTGGCCGACGCCGGTGACCTGTTCATGACCTGGACATGGACGAGCGGGGCCCGCGGGTTCGGCACCGGGCACGCGCCCGGCGCCGAGGTCGACCGGGCGGTCGGCGCGCTGGCCGCCGCGCTGCCGGGAGCGGGCCCGGCCGACGGCACCGGTGCGGGCGGCGCGGACGGTACGACGGGAACGGCCGGCCGAGCGATCCGGGCCGACGGTGCGGAGGGGATGCGGCGCGCGTTCGACTCCGGGGCGATGGCCGGGCACGCGAGCGAGTACCGCCTCGCGCGGATCCTCTCCGAGGCATTGTGGCCGCCGGGGCTGACCGCGCAGATCCGCCATGTGTCGGCGGGCGGCGTGCGGCCCCGCATCCGGATCCAGCCCTCGCCCCGGGTCGCCCAGGTGCCGTGGGAACTGCTCGCCGTCGACGGTGACGACGTCCGGCTCATCGACCTCGCGGATGTCGTGACGACCGCACCGGTCTCGTTGCGGCGCCCGGACCGCGCCGGACGCCCGGCCTCGGACGGGGGCGCCGTCGTCCTCGTCCTCGACCCCAGGGTGCCCGGCTTCCGGGCCGACTCCCCGCTCGGCTCCGTACTCGGGCCTCCGGGCTCGGACCCCGCGCTGCTCTCGCTCGTGCGGAGCCGCCTCGACTCGGGCGGTGTCGTACCGCCGGTACGTACGGCGGCGGAAGCCTTCCGGCGTACGGACCTGGACCGGGACTGGCTGAGCCGTGTGCTGCGCGAGGGCGCGGACAGGCTGATGTATGTCGGACATGTGAGCAGTGCGCCTGTCGGGGGCGGGCAGAGCGAGGACGTCACGCTCCATCTGTGCTGCGGTCCGGGAACGGAAGGCCTCACCGATGTGGTCCGCACCCACCGGCCGCTGTCGGCCAAGGACCTCCTCCTCGGCACTCTGCCCTTCCGGGCGGACGGTGCGGCGGGGGCCGAACTGTGGCCCGCGCCACGCCGGGTCGCGCTGATCGCCTGTGAGAGCGGTGGCGATCTGCGGTTCGCCGAATCCTTCGGCCTGGCGACGGCGATGATCCACAACGGTGCGGAACTGGTCACCGCCACCCGCTGGGCGCTGCCGACGAACCTCGCGTTCCACCGGCTGGCCGGAGTGGCGGAGTCCGTACGGCCGCTGTCGGAGGCGGTCATCGCCGTCGACACCGCCCATGAGCACCGTGACCCCGTGCACCGGCTCGGCCGCTGGCAGCGGGAGCAGCTGGACCGCTGGCGCACCGGCGGACGCATCGAACACTCCCCCCTGTTGTGGGCGGCGATGACCTGCATCGTGGTGTGA
- a CDS encoding VWA domain-containing protein, with protein sequence MTEQDPGVSAHDNRRQVLYWRLLARLFDPEEQATLESSSLAVVENMDLPAALLDPQASVGAIVQRHPELADEFDGLMVPAPGSAADGGPGDEGRDRAAEVRRAALVSKVLLNVFAPGSGTVTAGQLSRWQSDAGWLERALGCEPGGLRGGRPAGGAVGHGVGPHGSGSRRAAPDLSRLIPALGPELGAIEADLVKRMRLREVLADPRLAAQLTPSMSLIEQLLRDKDNLSGVALANAKALIRRFVDEVAEVLRTQVERTTVGALDRSVPPKRVFRNLDIDRTIWKNLTNWSPEEERLYVDRLHYRHTARRTTPQRLIVVVDQSGSMVDSMVNCTILASIFAGLPKVDVHLIAYDTRALDLTPWVHDPFETLLRTRLGGGNDGMVAMSLTQPKIAEPRNTVVVWISDFYETRVEQLFENMAAIHRSGARFIPVGSVNSAGRGSVNPWFRERFKDLGTPVLSGHIRKLVHELKTFLA encoded by the coding sequence ATGACGGAACAGGATCCCGGGGTGAGTGCCCACGACAACCGGCGACAGGTTCTCTACTGGCGGCTCCTCGCCAGGCTCTTCGACCCCGAGGAGCAGGCGACGCTGGAGTCGTCGAGCCTCGCGGTCGTCGAGAACATGGACCTGCCCGCCGCGCTGCTGGACCCGCAGGCGTCCGTGGGCGCGATCGTGCAGCGCCACCCCGAGCTGGCCGACGAGTTCGACGGGCTGATGGTGCCCGCACCCGGGAGCGCCGCGGACGGCGGCCCGGGGGACGAGGGACGTGACCGCGCCGCCGAGGTACGGCGCGCGGCGCTGGTGTCGAAGGTGCTGCTCAATGTCTTCGCCCCCGGCTCCGGAACGGTCACCGCCGGGCAGTTGTCGCGCTGGCAGTCCGACGCGGGCTGGCTGGAGCGTGCGCTGGGCTGTGAGCCGGGCGGGCTGCGCGGCGGCCGGCCGGCGGGGGGCGCGGTGGGCCACGGCGTGGGACCGCACGGGTCCGGGAGCCGCAGGGCGGCACCCGATCTCAGCCGCTTGATTCCCGCCCTCGGCCCGGAGCTCGGTGCCATCGAGGCCGACCTCGTCAAGCGGATGCGCCTTCGTGAGGTGCTCGCCGATCCGCGGCTCGCCGCGCAGCTGACGCCGAGCATGTCGCTGATCGAGCAGTTGCTGCGCGACAAGGACAACCTGTCCGGTGTGGCCCTGGCCAACGCCAAGGCCCTGATCCGCCGTTTCGTCGATGAAGTCGCCGAGGTGCTGCGTACGCAGGTGGAGAGAACGACGGTCGGCGCGCTGGACCGCTCGGTGCCGCCCAAGCGGGTCTTCCGCAACCTGGACATCGACCGCACGATCTGGAAGAACCTCACCAACTGGAGCCCCGAGGAGGAGCGGCTGTACGTCGACCGCCTCCACTACCGCCACACCGCCCGCAGGACGACGCCCCAGCGGCTGATCGTGGTCGTCGACCAGTCGGGCTCCATGGTCGACTCGATGGTCAACTGCACGATCCTGGCCTCGATCTTCGCCGGGCTGCCCAAGGTCGACGTCCACCTCATCGCGTACGACACCCGGGCGCTCGACCTCACGCCGTGGGTGCACGACCCCTTCGAGACCCTGCTGCGCACCCGTCTCGGTGGAGGCAACGACGGCATGGTCGCCATGTCGCTCACCCAGCCCAAGATCGCCGAGCCCCGTAACACCGTCGTGGTGTGGATCTCGGACTTCTACGAGACACGCGTTGAACAACTGTTCGAGAACATGGCCGCCATCCACCGCTCGGGGGCCAGGTTCATCCCCGTCGGATCGGTGAACAGTGCCGGCCGCGGCAGCGTCAACCCGTGGTTCCGGGAGCGCTTCAAGGATCTCGGCACGCCGGTGCTCTCCGGCCACATTCGCAAGCTTGTTCATGAGCTCAAGACTTTTCTCGCTTAA
- a CDS encoding AAA family ATPase — MSDLLRAPAEIKYAEELDWLESVDDGPKPFSWRLSPKMVRLFILGSERSDGLDREIPQKWFGDRSFVERSIVTLASDRGLLLIGDPGTGKSWLAELLSAAISRNSTLVVQGTAGTTEDHIKYSWNVSMVIAKGQSRESMIPSPIMTAMESGAIGRFEELTRSTSDVQDALISILSEKYVSVPELDSDNIVFAKPGFSVIATANSRDRGVNDLSSALKRRFNFVRIPVVTNRKAEAEIVRFRTEELLRRHRIELDVPPTLLDVLLQSFADLRASAAAAGSDDEKLESALSSAEQIGVLEDAILHSNFFGEHTLTARALASSLVGSLARREPEDLAILNKYLHGVVEPRSKEEGGSWPEFLEGGRDAIATLS, encoded by the coding sequence ATGTCCGACCTGTTGCGCGCCCCCGCCGAGATCAAGTACGCGGAGGAGCTGGACTGGCTGGAGTCGGTCGACGACGGCCCCAAGCCGTTCTCCTGGCGCCTCTCCCCGAAGATGGTCCGTCTGTTCATCCTGGGGTCGGAGCGCTCCGACGGCCTCGACCGGGAGATCCCGCAGAAGTGGTTCGGCGACCGCAGTTTCGTCGAGCGCTCCATTGTCACTCTGGCGTCCGACCGCGGCCTGCTGCTGATCGGTGATCCGGGAACGGGCAAGAGCTGGCTGGCCGAGTTGCTGTCCGCCGCGATAAGCCGCAACTCCACCCTGGTGGTGCAGGGCACGGCCGGCACCACCGAGGACCACATCAAGTACTCGTGGAACGTGTCCATGGTGATCGCCAAGGGCCAGTCACGGGAGTCGATGATCCCCTCGCCGATCATGACCGCGATGGAGTCCGGAGCCATCGGCCGCTTCGAGGAACTGACCCGCTCCACGAGTGATGTCCAGGACGCGCTGATCTCGATCCTGTCGGAGAAGTACGTCTCCGTCCCGGAGCTGGACAGCGACAACATCGTCTTCGCCAAGCCCGGTTTCTCCGTGATCGCCACGGCCAACAGCCGCGACCGGGGCGTCAACGACCTCTCGTCCGCGCTCAAACGCCGCTTCAACTTCGTCCGCATCCCTGTCGTGACGAACAGGAAGGCCGAGGCGGAGATCGTCCGTTTCCGCACCGAGGAGCTGCTGCGCCGCCACCGGATCGAGCTGGATGTGCCGCCGACGCTGCTGGATGTACTGCTGCAGAGCTTCGCCGATCTGCGCGCCTCCGCCGCCGCGGCGGGCAGCGACGACGAGAAGCTGGAGTCCGCGCTGTCGAGCGCCGAGCAGATCGGTGTGCTGGAGGACGCGATCCTGCACAGCAACTTCTTCGGCGAACACACGCTGACCGCCCGTGCCCTCGCCTCGTCACTCGTCGGCTCCCTGGCGCGGCGCGAGCCGGAGGACCTGGCGATCCTCAACAAGTACCTGCACGGCGTCGTCGAGCCGCGCAGCAAGGAGGAGGGCGGGTCCTGGCCGGAGTTCCTGGAGGGCGGCCGCGACGCGATCGCCACCCTGTCATGA
- a CDS encoding RidA family protein, with translation MARAVTLIRSSVLSDVVEYAYAATAPAESRLIFLAGACPLDEDGSTAAVGDYAGQAAKAFENMRAALAAADASPQDVISTRVLVASTRQEDLVTAWEVVRDAFGDHDVPSTLMGVTVLGYDDQLVEIEAVAAVIDA, from the coding sequence ATGGCTCGTGCCGTTACGTTGATCCGCTCCTCCGTCCTGTCCGACGTCGTCGAGTACGCCTACGCCGCCACCGCGCCCGCGGAGTCCCGGCTGATCTTCCTCGCCGGGGCGTGTCCGCTCGACGAGGACGGCTCCACGGCGGCGGTCGGGGACTACGCGGGCCAGGCGGCGAAGGCTTTCGAGAACATGCGGGCCGCTCTCGCCGCCGCCGACGCGTCTCCGCAGGACGTCATCAGTACAAGGGTCCTCGTCGCTTCCACTCGCCAGGAGGACCTGGTGACCGCGTGGGAGGTGGTCCGGGACGCGTTCGGTGACCATGACGTTCCCAGCACCCTGATGGGTGTCACGGTGCTCGGGTACGACGATCAGCTCGTCGAGATCGAGGCTGTCGCCGCCGTGATCGACGCCTGA